The following proteins are co-located in the Planococcus plakortidis genome:
- a CDS encoding HAD family hydrolase gives MKAVIFDMDGTLFQTDTILEQSLEEAFAVLRETGEWQGAAPIEAYRDIMGVPLPAVWETLLPGKSEETKREMDAYFLERLIANIEEGKGALYPHVTEVFARLCAEGYRIFIASNGLVRYLAAIVSHYGLDEWVTETFSIEQAAIPDKAELVRMIKEKYGVTEGAVVGDRISDIRAAKANGLLAVGCRFDFAQEQELKEADVVIDSLADLRNVLAQVQVKG, from the coding sequence ATGAAAGCTGTTATTTTTGATATGGACGGCACTTTGTTCCAGACCGACACGATTTTGGAGCAATCCCTGGAAGAAGCGTTCGCGGTTCTGCGCGAAACGGGCGAATGGCAAGGCGCGGCGCCGATCGAGGCGTACCGGGACATCATGGGCGTGCCGCTGCCTGCGGTATGGGAAACGCTGTTGCCCGGGAAATCCGAGGAGACCAAGCGCGAGATGGATGCGTATTTCCTTGAACGGTTGATCGCAAATATTGAAGAAGGCAAAGGGGCATTGTATCCTCACGTTACGGAAGTGTTCGCCAGGCTGTGTGCAGAAGGCTACCGGATCTTCATTGCGAGCAATGGGCTTGTGCGCTACTTGGCGGCAATCGTTTCGCATTACGGCTTGGACGAATGGGTGACGGAAACCTTCAGCATCGAACAAGCCGCCATACCCGATAAAGCGGAACTCGTGCGCATGATCAAAGAGAAATACGGCGTAACGGAAGGGGCGGTTGTCGGAGACCGCATCTCCGATATCCGCGCGGCGAAAGCGAACGGTTTGCTCGCGGTCGGCTGCCGTTTTGATTTTGCGCAGGAACAGGAGTTGAAAGAAGCGGACGTGGTGATTGATAGCTTGGCGGATTTGAGAAACGTGTTGGCGCAGGTGCAGGTCAAAGGATAA